The following are encoded in a window of Meiothermus sp. CFH 77666 genomic DNA:
- a CDS encoding ABC transporter substrate-binding protein, which yields MKKWSVVWVLAVFWLASLASAQQNLVKVNLQLKWFPQAQFAGFFVAKERGFFRAQGLDVTLLPAGDQSPIQVVQSGAADFGTTWIADLLTARERGIPVVHIAQIFQRSGFTLVSLKSTGIKDLCKDMKGKSVGVWPSGNEYPAVALFRKCGLTSSLDPRATNPDVTAVSYPFDPALVFPDKVQLVSAMIYNEVNQIAGLGYDETKVDVFKLADEGINLLEDLIFTTERVLNDRNFKGSGLTGRQVAARLIRASIQGWNWAVANQAETVEKYVLPVCGNTCKGSGTRADAKGHQTWQMAEIAKLYNAGATTKGWAGFLVPADYQASVRLLREQGILTKDPPAATVDYGPWEAATGKRARDYR from the coding sequence ATGAAGAAATGGTCGGTCGTATGGGTACTGGCAGTCTTCTGGTTGGCGTCGCTGGCGAGCGCACAGCAGAATCTGGTTAAGGTCAACTTGCAGCTCAAGTGGTTCCCACAGGCGCAGTTTGCTGGCTTCTTTGTGGCCAAGGAACGGGGCTTTTTCCGGGCCCAGGGGCTCGATGTGACCCTGCTGCCTGCGGGCGACCAGTCGCCCATCCAGGTGGTGCAGTCCGGTGCTGCGGATTTCGGTACGACCTGGATTGCCGACCTACTGACGGCCCGCGAGCGGGGCATCCCGGTGGTGCATATTGCCCAGATTTTCCAGCGCTCCGGCTTTACGCTGGTCTCGCTAAAGTCCACCGGCATCAAAGACCTCTGTAAGGACATGAAGGGCAAGAGTGTGGGGGTTTGGCCCTCCGGTAACGAGTATCCGGCGGTGGCGCTCTTCCGCAAGTGCGGTCTGACCAGCTCGCTGGATCCCCGGGCTACCAACCCCGATGTCACCGCAGTGAGCTATCCCTTCGACCCGGCTCTGGTCTTCCCGGACAAGGTGCAGCTGGTGTCGGCCATGATCTACAACGAGGTCAACCAGATTGCCGGGCTGGGCTACGACGAAACCAAAGTGGATGTGTTCAAACTGGCCGATGAGGGCATCAACCTGCTGGAAGACCTGATATTTACCACGGAGCGGGTGCTCAACGACCGCAATTTCAAAGGCTCGGGCCTTACGGGACGGCAGGTTGCGGCCAGACTGATTCGCGCCTCTATCCAGGGCTGGAACTGGGCGGTGGCCAACCAGGCCGAGACGGTGGAGAAGTACGTGCTGCCGGTCTGTGGTAACACCTGCAAAGGCTCGGGCACCCGCGCCGATGCCAAAGGCCACCAGACCTGGCAGATGGCCGAAATCGCCAAGCTCTACAATGCGGGCGCCACCACCAAGGGCTGGGCGGGTTTCCTGGTGCCCGCTGATTACCAGGCCTCGGTGCGTTTGCTTCGCGAGCAGGGCATTCTGACCAAAGACCCGCCTGCTGCCACGGTGGACTATGGTCCCTGGGAGGCCGCAACAGGCAAACGTGCAAGGGATTATCGCTAG
- a CDS encoding M20 family metallo-hydrolase: protein MLDPKRTVAELKELRDLTADENGAWRVAWTDTWLKAREWFNRKLEDLPVEQHYDAAGNNWVTLKGESEKALLIGGHLDSVPGGGWLDGCLNVLAGLEVLRRIAREYNGKPPVTVRLVDWADEEGARFGRSLLGSSAFAGTHTIEADRGRTDKDGIRLEDALKRCGVDINRFPEARAEQKNAAAYLELHIEQGPVLLDKGLPLGVVLGTKGVERHAITFYGQEAHSGSTPMNRRKDALAAAAKLALEIRPIAMKHPDAVCTMGSVKTYPGIVTAVVGRCECTLDQRDLDAAVLAQMYREAREASERFAKEENCTVEWSRIWNIEPIPFHPQLIEFCDEAIREVAGVSHRLPSGPLHDAAEVARAGIPTVMMFVQSLHGISHNKIEDTREEHLEMSVQALDRLADKTMRWILSQ, encoded by the coding sequence ATGCTAGATCCCAAACGCACCGTGGCCGAACTTAAGGAACTGCGCGACCTGACCGCCGACGAGAACGGGGCCTGGCGAGTGGCCTGGACCGATACCTGGCTGAAAGCGCGGGAGTGGTTCAACCGGAAGCTGGAGGATCTGCCGGTTGAGCAACACTACGACGCGGCGGGCAACAACTGGGTTACGTTGAAGGGGGAAAGCGAGAAAGCACTCCTGATTGGAGGCCACCTGGACTCGGTGCCGGGCGGGGGCTGGCTGGATGGGTGTTTGAACGTGCTGGCGGGCCTCGAGGTTCTGCGCCGGATTGCCAGGGAGTATAACGGGAAGCCTCCTGTCACGGTGCGACTGGTGGACTGGGCCGACGAGGAGGGGGCCCGCTTTGGGCGCAGCCTGCTGGGCTCCTCTGCCTTTGCAGGAACCCACACCATTGAGGCCGACCGGGGCCGCACCGATAAAGACGGGATACGCCTGGAAGATGCCCTGAAGCGTTGCGGAGTGGACATTAACCGTTTTCCCGAGGCCCGGGCCGAGCAAAAGAATGCAGCAGCTTACCTCGAGCTCCACATCGAGCAGGGCCCGGTGCTGTTGGACAAGGGCCTGCCACTGGGGGTGGTGCTGGGCACCAAGGGGGTGGAGCGCCACGCCATTACCTTTTACGGCCAGGAGGCACACTCCGGCTCCACACCCATGAACCGCCGCAAAGATGCGCTGGCCGCTGCGGCCAAGCTGGCGTTGGAAATCCGCCCCATTGCCATGAAGCACCCCGATGCAGTCTGCACCATGGGCAGTGTCAAGACTTATCCCGGCATCGTGACGGCGGTGGTGGGGCGCTGTGAGTGTACCCTCGATCAGCGCGATCTCGATGCGGCGGTACTGGCCCAGATGTACCGCGAGGCCCGTGAAGCCAGCGAGCGGTTTGCCAAGGAAGAAAATTGCACCGTGGAGTGGAGTCGCATCTGGAACATCGAGCCGATCCCCTTCCACCCCCAGCTCATTGAGTTTTGCGATGAGGCCATCCGCGAGGTGGCGGGGGTCTCGCACCGCCTGCCCTCAGGGCCGCTGCACGATGCCGCCGAGGTGGCCCGCGCGGGCATCCCCACGGTGATGATGTTTGTACAGAGCCTGCACGGCATCAGCCACAACAAAATCGAGGACACCCGGGAAGAGCACCTCGAGATGTCGGTGCAGGCGCTGGATCGGCTGGCCGACAAAACCATGCGCTGGATACTGAGCCAGTAG
- a CDS encoding PucR family transcriptional regulator — protein MSLPTLRQILELPAFAGAELLSGQAKLDSYITWVHVAEVLDVARLLSGGELVLCTGLELARATPEARVAYVRSLAEAGVGGLGLELVQGLREVPAEMLQTARMLQFPILVFRSEVRFADLTRAAHERILRPGADREEPLLESLLEALVETGRDKSFLQRQLGTVLSLPSRPRSTLLATLEALLASQFNIAETARKLGVRRQSIYYRLEQLKGMLGDLDSPERRLGLWVALELLKRPG, from the coding sequence ATGAGTCTTCCTACCCTGCGCCAGATCCTCGAGCTGCCTGCCTTTGCGGGGGCGGAGCTGCTATCGGGGCAAGCCAAGCTCGACAGCTATATCACCTGGGTACACGTGGCCGAGGTACTGGATGTGGCCCGGCTGCTGTCGGGGGGCGAACTGGTACTTTGCACGGGGCTGGAACTGGCGCGGGCCACCCCGGAGGCTCGAGTGGCTTATGTGCGTTCGCTGGCCGAGGCCGGGGTGGGGGGGCTCGGCCTCGAGCTGGTGCAGGGTTTGCGGGAAGTGCCCGCCGAGATGCTTCAGACCGCCCGTATGCTGCAATTCCCCATTCTGGTTTTTCGCAGCGAGGTGCGCTTTGCCGACCTGACCCGCGCCGCCCACGAGCGAATTCTGCGCCCCGGAGCCGATAGGGAAGAGCCGCTGCTGGAGTCGCTTCTGGAGGCCCTGGTCGAGACAGGCCGCGACAAAAGTTTTTTACAACGGCAACTGGGCACCGTTCTGAGCCTCCCAAGCCGGCCCCGCAGTACCTTGCTGGCGACCCTCGAGGCCCTGCTGGCTTCGCAGTTTAACATCGCCGAAACGGCCCGCAAGCTGGGGGTGCGCCGGCAGAGTATCTACTACCGTCTCGAGCAGCTCAAGGGCATGTTGGGCGATCTGGACAGCCCTGAGCGGCGGCTGGGGTTGTGGGTAGCGTTGGAGCTGCTCAAACGCCCGGGATAG
- a CDS encoding PLP-dependent aspartate aminotransferase family protein, protein MESLSTLVVHGATAETPANQPVSLPIYQSASWTFGDLDEVDAVYAGDKPGCIYGRNGTPNHRALENLFAKLHHTEAAVACASGMSALSAAFLGLLGQGSKVVASQDLYGSTLNALHDLGRFGVEVITIEITDLDRMQTALRGARMLVLETSSNPRLRIPNLHRLCAMARQAGALVLVDNTFASPYHCRPLQHGADIVMESLTKFVSGHSDVMIGALAGRRDLIEPIRSVAVRMGLVSNPHECWLSVRGAETLELRMQRASSNAASLAQFLQAHPKVRKVHYPGLPSHPDHQTAQGVLQNGFAAMLSFELEPSRQAVNTLLHNLRYIKLALSLGGVSTTLSHPATSSHRFLSRAEREQLGLHDGFLRMSVGIENLDDLKGDLEQALSYL, encoded by the coding sequence ATGGAATCGCTCTCTACCCTGGTCGTGCACGGGGCTACCGCTGAAACACCCGCCAACCAACCGGTATCCTTGCCGATTTACCAGTCAGCTTCCTGGACCTTCGGCGACCTGGACGAAGTAGACGCGGTTTATGCTGGCGACAAACCCGGCTGCATCTATGGCCGCAACGGAACCCCCAACCACCGTGCGCTCGAGAACCTCTTTGCAAAGCTGCACCATACCGAGGCTGCGGTGGCGTGCGCGAGTGGGATGAGCGCCTTAAGCGCAGCGTTCCTGGGCTTGCTGGGCCAGGGAAGCAAGGTCGTGGCCTCGCAGGATCTGTATGGCAGTACGCTCAATGCTTTGCACGATCTGGGGCGGTTTGGAGTCGAGGTCATAACGATTGAAATTACCGATTTAGACCGAATGCAGACAGCGCTTCGGGGAGCCCGGATGCTGGTACTCGAGACCTCCTCCAACCCGCGTCTGCGGATACCGAACCTGCACAGGCTTTGTGCGATGGCCCGGCAGGCCGGAGCGTTGGTGCTGGTGGACAACACCTTTGCTTCGCCCTACCACTGCCGGCCTTTGCAGCATGGTGCAGACATCGTGATGGAAAGCCTGACCAAGTTCGTCAGCGGCCATAGCGACGTGATGATAGGGGCCCTGGCCGGGCGGCGCGACCTGATTGAACCCATTCGCTCGGTAGCGGTTCGCATGGGCTTGGTTTCCAACCCCCACGAATGCTGGCTCAGTGTGCGGGGAGCCGAAACCCTCGAGCTGCGCATGCAACGGGCCTCCAGCAACGCTGCGAGCCTGGCGCAGTTTTTGCAGGCTCACCCCAAGGTACGCAAGGTGCACTACCCCGGCCTGCCTTCCCACCCCGATCACCAAACTGCACAGGGGGTGCTGCAAAATGGTTTCGCGGCGATGCTATCCTTTGAGCTCGAGCCCTCCCGCCAGGCGGTCAACACCCTGCTGCACAACCTTCGCTACATCAAGCTGGCCCTTTCGCTAGGGGGGGTTAGCACCACCCTCTCACACCCGGCCACCAGCTCGCATCGTTTTTTGTCGAGGGCTGAACGCGAACAACTGGGCCTGCACGACGGCTTTTTGCGGATGTCGGTTGGTATCGAGAATCTCGATGACTTAAAAGGCGATTTGGAGCAGGCCCTTAGCTATCTGTAG
- a CDS encoding zf-TFIIB domain-containing protein produces the protein MPLLICPNCETGMNEIQRNGVHIDVCPKCRGVWLDGGEMEKLLGQVRQYEQEYEAELESYRRQQYAPPQTRGYAPPPHQRNPYDTDDDEYHKRHGKKKSKLGRLFDLFD, from the coding sequence ATGCCCCTACTGATTTGCCCTAACTGTGAAACCGGTATGAACGAAATCCAGCGCAACGGTGTGCACATCGACGTTTGCCCCAAATGCCGGGGCGTCTGGCTGGACGGGGGCGAGATGGAAAAACTGCTGGGCCAGGTGCGCCAGTACGAGCAGGAGTACGAAGCCGAGCTCGAAAGCTACCGCCGTCAGCAGTACGCCCCCCCGCAAACCCGCGGATACGCGCCCCCACCCCACCAGCGCAACCCCTACGATACCGACGACGACGAGTACCACAAGCGCCACGGCAAGAAGAAAAGCAAACTGGGCAGACTGTTCGACCTGTTCGATTAA
- a CDS encoding AMP-binding protein, whose translation MDRVQRLREVIAAAQKHPVYAQKLDGVDVSSLTPETISRLPLTTRQEWLAHIQAHPKPPQGAALMHLTPSPAIGWMPEYLSAEDVEYQAEALASQMRRLGVSGKKALVAFGYHIFAGGWLFHEALQRAGAMVLPHGPGEAERIVQLQQQYGFEILVCNPSFAMKIAQAGGRFELLMAGGEPFTSVPGYREKLEQAMGGIAVDAYGTSELGVVAGESLDKDGLWEIPEMAIIEILDPETLEPTPDGEKGEMVITSLSRTLMPMIRFRTGDLAVVSRKEGRLCLPRGVIGRTDLMVKVKGVKLYPTELAPLLMAFGIDPRGGAQLVVESKEGGTDKLTLRIKAEAVPPQLGPALQQATGIRLDDIQADPALEGPPLVDKRY comes from the coding sequence ATGGATCGAGTCCAGCGCCTACGTGAAGTGATTGCAGCAGCCCAAAAACATCCCGTTTATGCCCAAAAGCTAGATGGGGTGGATGTCTCGAGCCTGACCCCCGAAACCATATCCAGGCTGCCCCTTACCACCCGCCAGGAGTGGTTGGCACATATCCAGGCCCATCCAAAGCCCCCCCAGGGGGCGGCCCTGATGCACCTGACCCCCAGCCCGGCGATTGGCTGGATGCCTGAATACCTCTCTGCCGAAGATGTGGAATACCAGGCCGAAGCCCTGGCTTCCCAGATGCGCCGCTTGGGAGTGAGCGGCAAGAAAGCTCTGGTGGCCTTCGGATACCACATTTTTGCGGGTGGATGGCTGTTCCACGAGGCCCTGCAACGGGCCGGTGCAATGGTGCTGCCTCACGGCCCCGGTGAGGCCGAGCGTATTGTCCAACTGCAACAACAGTATGGCTTCGAGATTCTGGTCTGTAACCCCAGCTTTGCCATGAAGATAGCCCAGGCCGGGGGCCGCTTTGAGCTGCTGATGGCGGGCGGAGAACCGTTCACCTCGGTTCCGGGCTACCGTGAAAAGCTCGAGCAAGCCATGGGGGGAATTGCGGTAGATGCCTACGGCACCTCCGAGCTAGGGGTGGTGGCGGGGGAGAGCCTGGACAAAGACGGCCTGTGGGAAATACCCGAAATGGCCATCATTGAAATCCTGGATCCCGAAACCCTGGAACCTACGCCGGACGGCGAGAAGGGCGAGATGGTGATCACCTCGCTCTCGCGTACCCTGATGCCCATGATCCGCTTCCGTACCGGCGACCTTGCGGTGGTAAGTCGCAAAGAGGGCAGGCTCTGCCTGCCCAGAGGGGTCATCGGACGCACCGACCTGATGGTCAAGGTCAAGGGGGTCAAGCTCTACCCCACCGAGCTGGCGCCGCTGCTGATGGCGTTTGGCATAGACCCCAGGGGAGGGGCGCAGTTGGTGGTGGAAAGCAAGGAGGGCGGAACCGACAAGCTCACCCTGCGCATCAAGGCCGAGGCTGTTCCTCCCCAGCTTGGCCCTGCCTTGCAGCAAGCCACCGGGATTCGCCTCGATGACATCCAGGCCGACCCGGCCCTGGAAGGGCCGCCCCTGGTGGACAAGCGCTACTGA
- the ndhC gene encoding NADH-quinone oxidoreductase subunit A → MSPISEYQALLVYLAVAVGIAILAAVVGAILGPKKGGRFKLMPYESGNDPAGEVKRFPVHFYAVAMLFIIFDVEVAFLWPYAVSAGTVGVVGFIGLVVFTALLFVGFLYEWYKGVMKWH, encoded by the coding sequence ATGTCACCTATAAGTGAGTATCAGGCTTTACTGGTGTATCTGGCAGTTGCCGTCGGCATTGCCATTCTGGCAGCGGTGGTGGGAGCCATCCTGGGGCCCAAGAAAGGCGGGCGTTTTAAGCTGATGCCCTACGAGTCGGGCAACGACCCCGCGGGGGAGGTCAAGCGTTTCCCCGTGCACTTCTACGCGGTGGCCATGCTGTTCATCATCTTCGACGTGGAGGTGGCTTTCTTATGGCCCTACGCAGTGAGCGCCGGCACGGTGGGGGTGGTAGGCTTCATTGGCCTGGTGGTGTTTACGGCGCTTTTGTTTGTGGGCTTTTTGTACGAGTGGTACAAGGGTGTGATGAAATGGCACTAG
- a CDS encoding NADH-quinone oxidoreductase subunit B, which yields MATLTDLFTKDVQELENEGILFTTLEKLIAWGRSNSLWPATFGLACCAIEMMASTDARNDLSRFGSEVFRASPRQADVMIVAGRLSKKMAPVMRRVYDQMPDPKWVISMGACASSGGMFNNYAIVQNVDSVVPVDVFVPGCPPRPEALIYAVMQLQKKIQGKARDDEGRKLPKIEAWKR from the coding sequence ATGGCAACCCTGACGGATTTATTTACCAAAGATGTGCAGGAGCTCGAGAACGAGGGCATCCTGTTCACCACCCTCGAGAAGCTCATCGCCTGGGGGCGCTCGAACAGCCTGTGGCCGGCCACCTTCGGGCTGGCTTGCTGCGCCATCGAAATGATGGCCTCCACCGATGCCCGCAACGACCTCTCCCGCTTTGGCTCAGAGGTCTTCCGGGCCTCTCCCCGGCAGGCCGATGTCATGATTGTGGCTGGGCGGCTCTCCAAAAAAATGGCCCCGGTGATGCGCCGGGTCTACGACCAGATGCCCGACCCTAAGTGGGTTATTTCGATGGGAGCCTGCGCGTCTTCGGGTGGGATGTTCAACAACTATGCCATCGTGCAAAACGTGGACAGCGTGGTGCCAGTGGACGTGTTTGTGCCGGGTTGCCCTCCCCGGCCCGAGGCCCTGATTTACGCGGTCATGCAGCTCCAGAAAAAAATTCAGGGAAAAGCCCGCGATGACGAAGGCCGCAAGCTGCCCAAGATTGAGGCCTGGAAACGCTAA
- a CDS encoding NADH-quinone oxidoreductase subunit C, whose translation MQKLTQLLDQARAKGWEIEEAYGNTWVVVPRTEFKALLAELKEQGWNYLADIVGLDYLEYPQPKPERFCVVYELVSLPGYNGGDGSRVFVRVYVPESNPSLPTLTDLWMGADYLEREVFDLFGIRFEGHPDLRKILTPEDLEGYPLRKDFPLGETPTLFKEGRFIDPDAFRAGLSGNKGGMTGWRGGSRKGYQDVAAEVQKVVKGGN comes from the coding sequence ATGCAAAAGCTGACACAGCTACTAGACCAGGCTCGAGCCAAAGGCTGGGAAATAGAGGAGGCCTACGGCAACACCTGGGTGGTGGTGCCCCGAACCGAGTTCAAGGCGCTGTTGGCGGAGCTCAAAGAGCAGGGCTGGAACTACCTGGCCGATATTGTGGGCCTGGATTACCTGGAGTATCCCCAGCCCAAACCCGAGCGTTTTTGTGTGGTGTACGAGCTGGTATCGCTGCCCGGCTACAATGGCGGCGACGGCAGCCGGGTGTTTGTCCGGGTCTACGTGCCCGAGTCCAACCCCAGCCTGCCTACCCTGACCGACCTGTGGATGGGGGCGGATTACCTCGAGCGCGAGGTTTTCGACCTGTTCGGCATCCGCTTTGAAGGGCACCCCGACCTTCGCAAAATCCTCACCCCTGAAGACCTCGAGGGCTATCCCCTCCGCAAGGACTTCCCCTTGGGCGAGACCCCGACCCTGTTCAAAGAGGGCCGCTTCATTGACCCCGACGCTTTTCGGGCGGGCCTTTCGGGCAACAAGGGCGGTATGACCGGCTGGCGTGGGGGCTCGCGCAAAGGCTACCAGGATGTGGCTGCCGAGGTGCAGAAAGTGGTCAAAGGAGGCAACTGA
- the nuoD gene encoding NADH dehydrogenase (quinone) subunit D gives MTLNVGPQHPSTHGVLRVVVDLSGEQILRLTPHIGYLHTGFEKNMENRTYTQCITYTPRMDYLHSFSHDLAYALSVERLVGAQVPPRAQAIRVMLNELSRIASHLVFLGTGLLDFGALTPFFYAFREREAVLDLFEWVSGQRFHHNYIRIGGLKEDLPPEFLGEVKKFIVQMPARIDEYEALFKESPIFYERARGVSVIPAEAAINLSLTGGSLRASGVNYDVRKAYPYAGYETYQFEVPVLHGGDIYDRMVIRILEMRESVKIIQQAVERLEALGPGPIRDPNPQISLPPRHLLETSMEAVIYHFKLVTEGFHPALGEVYVPTESARGELGYYIVSDGGSMPYRVKVRSPSFVNLQSLPYACKGVQVADMVAVIASLDPVMGDVDR, from the coding sequence ATGACCCTGAACGTAGGGCCCCAGCACCCCTCGACCCACGGGGTGCTGCGGGTGGTGGTGGATCTCTCGGGGGAGCAGATTCTGCGCCTGACCCCGCACATCGGATATCTCCATACCGGCTTCGAGAAGAACATGGAGAACCGCACCTACACCCAGTGCATCACCTACACCCCCCGCATGGACTACCTGCACAGCTTCAGCCACGACCTGGCCTACGCGCTTAGCGTAGAGAGGCTGGTGGGAGCCCAGGTGCCGCCTAGGGCCCAGGCCATCCGGGTGATGCTCAACGAGCTGTCCCGCATTGCCTCGCACCTGGTTTTTTTGGGAACCGGGCTGCTGGACTTTGGGGCACTGACGCCCTTCTTTTATGCTTTCCGGGAGCGGGAGGCGGTGCTCGACCTGTTTGAATGGGTTTCAGGTCAGCGCTTTCACCATAACTACATCCGCATTGGGGGTCTTAAGGAAGACCTGCCTCCCGAGTTTTTGGGCGAGGTCAAGAAGTTCATTGTGCAGATGCCGGCTCGCATAGACGAGTACGAGGCGCTCTTCAAAGAAAGCCCCATCTTCTATGAGCGGGCCAGGGGGGTTTCGGTCATCCCCGCCGAAGCTGCCATCAACCTATCGCTCACGGGGGGCAGTCTGCGGGCCTCGGGGGTTAACTACGATGTGCGCAAAGCCTACCCCTACGCAGGCTACGAGACCTACCAGTTTGAGGTGCCGGTACTGCATGGGGGCGATATCTACGACCGGATGGTGATTCGCATTCTGGAGATGCGCGAGTCGGTCAAGATCATCCAGCAGGCGGTGGAGCGCCTCGAGGCCCTTGGGCCGGGCCCCATCCGCGACCCCAATCCACAGATTTCATTGCCCCCGCGCCACTTGTTGGAAACCTCGATGGAGGCGGTCATCTACCACTTCAAACTGGTGACCGAGGGCTTTCACCCCGCATTGGGCGAGGTGTACGTACCGACCGAAAGCGCTCGAGGTGAACTCGGTTACTACATCGTTTCCGACGGAGGCTCCATGCCTTATCGGGTCAAGGTGCGCTCGCCCAGCTTTGTGAACCTGCAAAGCCTGCCCTATGCCTGCAAGGGCGTACAGGTCGCCGACATGGTGGCGGTCATCGCCTCGCTCGATCCAGTCATGGGGGATGTAGACCGATGA
- the nuoE gene encoding NADH-quinone oxidoreductase subunit NuoE, translated as MGFFDDKQDWLREVFAQYPDTPQGKRAALMPMLRRVQQDEGWISPERQEEIARILGTTATEVAGVMSFYSYYQALPTGKYHLQVCATLSCAIGGADELWDELVSELQILRGDVSDDGLFSIQKVECLGSCHTAPVIQVNDEPYVECVTKARLKALLRGLREGKRLEEIVLPGKVGHEVHVRGEEVGA; from the coding sequence ATGGGATTTTTTGACGACAAACAGGACTGGCTGCGTGAGGTCTTCGCGCAGTACCCCGACACGCCCCAAGGGAAGAGAGCGGCCCTCATGCCCATGTTGCGCCGGGTGCAGCAGGACGAAGGCTGGATCTCCCCCGAGCGCCAGGAGGAAATTGCCCGGATACTGGGCACCACGGCTACCGAGGTTGCGGGGGTAATGAGCTTTTACAGCTACTACCAGGCATTGCCCACCGGCAAGTACCACCTTCAGGTTTGCGCCACGCTATCGTGCGCCATTGGGGGAGCCGACGAACTGTGGGACGAGCTGGTAAGCGAGCTGCAAATCCTGCGCGGCGACGTGAGCGACGATGGTCTGTTTAGTATTCAGAAGGTTGAGTGCCTGGGTTCCTGCCACACTGCACCGGTAATACAGGTGAACGACGAACCCTACGTGGAGTGCGTCACCAAGGCCCGCCTGAAAGCGCTTTTGCGGGGTTTGCGGGAAGGCAAGCGGCTGGAGGAGATTGTGCTGCCGGGCAAGGTAGGGCATGAAGTGCATGTGCGCGGAGAGGAGGTAGGTGCATGA
- the nuoF gene encoding NADH-quinone oxidoreductase subunit NuoF → MSGPIVSGKDPRFEKTLYKHVGQPGSWTLAYYLSHGGYQAVRKAIQQGQDWVIEEVKKSGLRGRGGAGFPTGLKWSFMPRNTGKQHYIVCNADESEPGSFKDRYLMEDDPHQLIEGMMIAGVGIQASKGYIYIRGEYRRAYDRLVAAIQEAYAQGYLGQNVMGTGFNFDLYVHRGAGAYICGEETALMNSLEGLRANPRMKPPFPAQAGLWGMPTTINNVESLCSVVHIIERGADWFASMGTEKSKGHKLFQVSGPFKRPGVYELPLGTTFRELLFDHAGGPTEPIQAIIPGGSSCPPLPWNDEILDTPMDYESISAKGSLLGTGGVIGIPASMSMVDAMWNVTRFYGHESCGKCTPCREGVSGWMVSLFEKIGTGQGQKGDVELLEGMLDQIEGRSFCALADAACWPVRGSLKHFRHQFVDLVENGKPVERAGSRWG, encoded by the coding sequence ATGAGCGGGCCGATTGTCAGCGGTAAAGACCCGCGCTTTGAAAAGACCCTGTACAAACACGTAGGCCAGCCGGGTTCCTGGACGCTTGCGTATTACCTATCTCACGGTGGCTACCAGGCCGTCCGCAAGGCCATCCAGCAGGGTCAGGACTGGGTGATTGAGGAGGTGAAGAAGTCCGGCTTACGCGGGCGCGGTGGAGCGGGTTTCCCCACCGGGCTCAAGTGGAGCTTCATGCCCAGGAACACCGGCAAGCAGCATTACATTGTTTGCAACGCGGATGAGTCGGAGCCGGGTTCCTTCAAAGATCGTTACTTGATGGAAGACGATCCCCACCAGCTCATCGAGGGCATGATGATTGCCGGGGTGGGCATCCAGGCCAGCAAGGGTTACATCTACATCCGGGGCGAGTACCGCCGGGCCTATGACCGCCTGGTTGCGGCCATCCAGGAAGCCTACGCGCAGGGGTATCTGGGTCAGAACGTGATGGGCACGGGTTTTAACTTTGACCTCTACGTGCACCGGGGGGCCGGGGCCTACATCTGCGGTGAGGAGACCGCCCTGATGAACTCCCTCGAGGGCCTCCGCGCCAACCCCCGCATGAAACCGCCCTTCCCGGCCCAGGCGGGCCTGTGGGGCATGCCCACCACCATCAACAACGTAGAGTCGCTTTGCTCGGTGGTGCACATCATCGAGCGCGGGGCCGACTGGTTTGCCAGCATGGGCACGGAAAAATCTAAAGGCCACAAGCTCTTCCAGGTGAGCGGCCCCTTCAAGCGTCCCGGCGTGTATGAGCTACCCCTGGGCACCACCTTCCGCGAACTCCTGTTCGACCATGCGGGGGGTCCGACCGAGCCCATCCAGGCCATTATTCCTGGGGGCTCTTCTTGCCCACCGCTGCCCTGGAACGATGAAATCCTCGATACGCCCATGGACTACGAATCCATCAGCGCTAAAGGCTCGTTGCTGGGCACCGGGGGGGTGATTGGCATCCCGGCCAGTATGAGCATGGTGGACGCGATGTGGAACGTGACCCGCTTTTATGGCCACGAATCCTGCGGGAAGTGCACCCCCTGCCGCGAGGGGGTCTCGGGCTGGATGGTGAGCCTGTTTGAAAAAATTGGCACAGGGCAGGGCCAGAAGGGCGATGTGGAGCTGCTGGAGGGCATGCTCGACCAGATTGAAGGCCGCAGCTTCTGTGCCCTGGCCGATGCGGCCTGTTGGCCGGTGCGGGGTAGCCTGAAGCACTTCCGCCACCAGTTTGTGGACTTGGTAGAAAACGGCAAGCCCGTTGAGCGGGCGGGAAGCCGCTGGGGGTGA